A single Rubrivivax gelatinosus IL144 DNA region contains:
- a CDS encoding glucan biosynthesis protein: protein MRRSGLLRALTTLVVAFSTFSATAASKAFGLDDVAREAEALARRPYQEPAPLPPALAQLSYDDYRKVRFRPDQGLWRAEAAPFELQFFHVGRGFTRPLKLMEIVDGQARPLEIPRSAFSDEGVLPPSEVVSGIAGLRVHHALNTPKVMDELIVFLGASYFRALGAGQRYGVSARGLAVDTAGGNGEEFPAFTAFWLERPAPGAQTLRLYALLDGPRVAGAYRFDVKPGPTTVVEVQARLWLRAPVATLGIAPLSSMFLHGENQPVADDYRPEVHDSDGLQIATADGEWIWRPLVNPKSAFVTSFALKSPRGFGLQQRDRSFTSYEDLEAAYERRPSVWIEPLGDWGPGRVELLQFHTPNETHDNIAAYWVPRDVPPPGQPIALGWRMHWAADAATQPPGARVVQTRLGHGYRETPIPPQRLQFHLDFDGPTLAELPADAAVEAVVSGNDNARALRAVAYPNPARGGWRVSIDVERADAGRALELRAFLRLGDRTLSETWSYALAPQ from the coding sequence ATGCGCCGCAGCGGCCTGCTGCGTGCCTTGACGACCCTCGTGGTCGCCTTCTCGACCTTCTCCGCCACTGCGGCCTCGAAGGCCTTCGGTCTCGACGACGTGGCCCGCGAAGCCGAGGCGCTGGCGCGCCGGCCCTACCAGGAGCCGGCGCCGCTGCCGCCGGCGCTGGCGCAGCTCAGCTACGACGACTACCGCAAGGTCCGCTTCCGTCCCGACCAAGGTTTGTGGCGCGCCGAAGCGGCGCCGTTCGAGCTGCAGTTCTTCCACGTCGGCCGCGGCTTCACGCGGCCGCTGAAGCTGATGGAGATCGTCGACGGCCAGGCCCGGCCGCTGGAGATCCCGCGCTCGGCCTTCAGCGACGAGGGCGTGCTGCCGCCGTCCGAAGTCGTCTCCGGCATCGCCGGGCTGCGAGTGCACCACGCGCTGAACACGCCCAAGGTGATGGACGAGCTGATCGTCTTCCTCGGCGCGAGCTACTTCCGTGCGCTGGGGGCCGGCCAGCGCTACGGCGTCTCGGCGCGGGGCCTGGCGGTCGACACCGCCGGCGGCAACGGCGAGGAGTTCCCGGCCTTCACCGCTTTCTGGCTCGAACGCCCGGCCCCGGGCGCGCAGACGCTGCGTCTGTACGCCCTGCTCGACGGCCCGCGGGTCGCCGGCGCCTACCGGTTCGACGTCAAGCCCGGCCCGACGACCGTCGTCGAGGTGCAGGCGCGGCTGTGGCTGCGTGCGCCGGTCGCCACGCTGGGCATCGCGCCCCTGTCGAGCATGTTCCTGCACGGCGAGAACCAGCCGGTCGCCGACGACTACCGCCCAGAGGTGCACGACTCCGACGGCCTGCAGATCGCCACCGCCGATGGAGAATGGATCTGGCGCCCGCTGGTCAACCCGAAGAGCGCGTTCGTCACCTCGTTCGCCCTGAAGTCGCCGCGCGGCTTCGGCCTGCAGCAGCGCGACCGCAGCTTCACGAGCTACGAAGACCTGGAAGCGGCCTACGAGCGCCGCCCCAGCGTCTGGATCGAACCGCTGGGCGACTGGGGGCCGGGCCGGGTCGAACTGCTGCAGTTCCACACCCCCAACGAGACCCACGACAACATCGCCGCCTACTGGGTGCCGCGCGACGTGCCGCCCCCGGGACAGCCGATTGCCCTGGGTTGGAGGATGCACTGGGCGGCCGACGCGGCGACGCAGCCACCCGGAGCCCGTGTCGTGCAGACACGCCTGGGCCACGGTTACCGCGAAACGCCCATCCCGCCCCAGCGCCTGCAGTTCCACCTCGATTTCGACGGTCCGACGCTGGCCGAACTGCCCGCCGACGCCGCGGTCGAGGCGGTCGTCAGCGGCAATGACAACGCCCGCGCGTTGCGCGCGGTGGCTTATCCGAATCCGGCGCGCGGCGGCTGGCGTGTCTCGATCGATGTCGAGCGCGCCGATGCCGGCCGCGCCCTCGAGCTGCGTGCGTTCCTGCGCCTGGGCGACCGCACGCTGTCCGAAACCTGGTCTTACGCCCTCGCACCCCAATGA
- a CDS encoding phospholipase yields the protein MRALQLFAGPRARRALQEQGLRAVDVRVVPGAAGGPKGLVLNPLDRFIFGHWLRDAGPTVHLLGASIGSWRLASACLPDADAALATLAEDYITQHYEHEPGRPPTKRQVSETFGHTVNARLGVCADQVLSHPRFRLHVFTSRGRHLLGREGRWRTPLGYAAAFVANAASRRALGGWIERVVFSDPRDALPFALSDYPSRVCTLTPANLAPAVLASCSIPFWLDAVHDVPGGPRGAYWDGGITDYHLHLGYAAMKDGLVLYPHFQPQVVPGWLDKAWKRRHRATPLLDNVVVLAPTPEWVASLPNGKLPDRADFKTYGDDLAGRVRVWRRAVDESRRLADEFAELVTSGRGVDAAALA from the coding sequence ATGCGTGCTTTGCAACTCTTCGCCGGGCCACGGGCGCGGCGCGCGCTTCAGGAACAAGGCCTGCGCGCGGTCGACGTGCGGGTGGTGCCGGGAGCGGCGGGTGGACCCAAAGGGCTGGTGCTCAACCCGCTGGATCGTTTCATCTTCGGACATTGGTTGCGCGACGCGGGGCCGACGGTGCACCTTCTCGGCGCATCGATCGGCTCCTGGAGACTCGCTTCGGCCTGCCTGCCCGACGCCGACGCGGCGCTGGCGACACTGGCCGAGGACTACATCACTCAACACTACGAGCACGAACCGGGCCGACCTCCGACGAAGCGACAGGTCAGCGAAACATTCGGACATACGGTCAACGCACGACTGGGCGTTTGCGCTGACCAAGTTCTGTCACATCCGCGTTTTCGGCTGCACGTCTTCACGAGCCGGGGCCGCCATCTGCTCGGCAGGGAAGGGCGCTGGCGCACGCCGCTGGGCTATGCGGCGGCCTTCGTCGCCAACGCCGCCAGCCGGCGCGCGCTGGGCGGCTGGATCGAGCGCGTCGTGTTCAGCGACCCGCGCGACGCGCTGCCGTTCGCGCTGTCGGACTACCCGAGCCGCGTCTGCACGCTGACCCCGGCCAACCTCGCGCCGGCGGTGCTGGCGAGCTGCTCGATCCCGTTCTGGCTGGACGCCGTGCACGACGTGCCGGGCGGCCCGCGCGGCGCCTACTGGGACGGCGGCATCACCGACTACCACCTGCACCTGGGCTACGCGGCGATGAAGGACGGCCTGGTGCTGTACCCGCACTTCCAGCCGCAGGTCGTGCCGGGCTGGCTGGACAAGGCCTGGAAGCGCCGCCACCGCGCGACGCCGCTGCTGGACAACGTCGTCGTGCTGGCTCCGACGCCCGAGTGGGTGGCCTCGCTGCCGAACGGCAAGCTGCCCGACCGGGCCGACTTCAAGACCTATGGCGACGACCTCGCAGGGCGGGTGCGCGTCTGGCGCCGCGCGGTCGACGAGAGCCGCCGTCTGGCCGACGAGTTCGCCGAGTTGGTGACCTCGGGCCGCGGCGTGGATGCCGCTGCGCTGGCGTGA
- the thrS gene encoding threonine--tRNA ligase yields the protein MIQITLPDGSRREYPAPLTVADVAASIGAGLAKAALAGRVDGKLVDTSFTIERDAQLAIVTEKDPDALELIRHSTAHLLAYAVKQLFPEAQVTIGPTVENGFYYDFAYKRPFTPDDLAAIEKRMAELAAKNEPVVRRVLPRDEAVAYFKGLGEDYKAEIIGSIPSNEDVSLYREGDFEDLCRGPHVPSTGRLKHFKLMKVAGAYWRGDQANEQLQRIYGTAWASKDELQGYLRMLEEAEKRDHRKLGRELDLFHLDEHSPGTVFWHPKGWTVWQEVEQYMRRVYRDNGYQEVKGPQILDKALWEKTGHWDKYRENMFTTESEKRDYALKPMNCPGHILIFKQGIKSYRDLPLRYGEFGACHRNEPTGGLHGIMRVRAFTQDDGHIFCTEDMILDECVAYTALLQKVYADFGFTDILYKVATRPDKRIGSDEIWDKAENALIESLKRSGCDYVIAPGDGAFYGPKIEYTLKDAIGRQWQCGTMQVDFSMAERLDAEYVAEDGSRRHPVMLHRAIVGSLERFIGILIEQHAGALPVWLAPVQAVVASITDAQAEYAAEVAKSLQKQGLRVQLDLRNEKINYKIREHSVQKAPFILVVGDKEKANGAVAVRARGNLDLGVMPLADFQQKIASDIAAKV from the coding sequence ATGATCCAGATCACCCTGCCGGATGGTTCCCGGCGTGAGTACCCGGCGCCGCTGACGGTCGCCGACGTCGCCGCCTCGATCGGCGCCGGCCTGGCCAAGGCCGCGCTGGCCGGCCGTGTCGACGGCAAGCTGGTCGACACGAGCTTCACGATCGAGCGCGACGCGCAGCTCGCGATCGTCACCGAGAAGGACCCCGACGCGCTGGAGCTGATCCGCCACTCGACGGCCCACCTTCTGGCCTACGCCGTCAAGCAGCTGTTCCCCGAGGCCCAGGTGACGATCGGCCCGACCGTCGAGAACGGCTTCTATTACGACTTCGCCTACAAGCGCCCGTTCACGCCGGACGACCTGGCGGCGATCGAGAAGCGCATGGCCGAGCTCGCTGCGAAGAACGAGCCGGTCGTGCGCCGCGTGCTGCCGCGCGACGAGGCCGTGGCCTATTTCAAGGGCCTGGGCGAGGACTACAAGGCCGAGATCATCGGCAGCATTCCGAGCAACGAAGACGTCTCGCTGTACCGCGAAGGCGATTTCGAGGACCTGTGCCGCGGCCCGCACGTGCCGAGCACGGGCCGCCTGAAGCACTTCAAGCTGATGAAGGTGGCCGGCGCCTACTGGCGCGGCGACCAGGCCAACGAACAGCTGCAGCGCATCTACGGCACGGCCTGGGCCAGCAAGGACGAGCTGCAGGGCTATCTGCGCATGCTGGAGGAAGCCGAGAAGCGCGACCACCGCAAGCTCGGCCGCGAGCTCGACCTGTTCCACCTCGACGAGCACTCGCCGGGCACGGTGTTCTGGCACCCCAAGGGCTGGACCGTCTGGCAGGAGGTTGAGCAGTACATGCGCCGTGTCTACCGCGACAACGGCTACCAGGAGGTCAAGGGCCCGCAGATCCTGGACAAGGCGCTGTGGGAGAAGACCGGCCACTGGGACAAGTACCGCGAGAACATGTTCACGACGGAATCGGAGAAGCGCGACTACGCGCTGAAACCGATGAACTGTCCCGGCCACATCCTGATCTTCAAGCAGGGCATCAAGAGCTACCGCGACCTGCCGCTGCGCTATGGCGAGTTCGGCGCCTGCCACCGCAACGAACCCACCGGCGGCCTGCACGGCATCATGCGCGTGCGCGCTTTCACGCAGGACGACGGCCACATCTTCTGCACCGAGGACATGATCCTCGACGAGTGTGTCGCCTACACGGCGCTGCTGCAGAAGGTCTATGCCGACTTCGGCTTCACCGACATCCTCTACAAGGTCGCGACGCGCCCCGACAAGCGCATCGGCAGCGACGAGATCTGGGACAAGGCCGAGAACGCGCTGATCGAGAGCCTGAAGCGCTCGGGCTGCGACTACGTCATCGCCCCGGGCGACGGCGCCTTCTACGGCCCGAAGATCGAGTACACGCTGAAGGACGCGATCGGCCGCCAGTGGCAGTGCGGCACGATGCAGGTCGACTTCTCGATGGCCGAGCGCCTGGACGCCGAGTACGTCGCCGAGGACGGCTCGCGCCGCCACCCGGTGATGCTGCACCGGGCGATCGTCGGCAGCCTGGAGCGTTTCATCGGCATCCTGATCGAGCAGCACGCCGGCGCGCTGCCGGTCTGGCTGGCTCCGGTGCAGGCGGTCGTCGCCTCGATCACCGATGCGCAGGCCGAATATGCCGCCGAAGTGGCGAAATCGCTGCAGAAACAAGGTCTGCGGGTGCAGCTCGACCTGCGCAACGAGAAAATCAACTATAAAATCCGCGAGCACTCAGTGCAGAAGGCCCCGTTCATCCTGGTCGTCGGCGACAAGGAGAAGGCTAACGGGGCCGTTGCCGTGCGCGCGCGGGGCAACCTCGACCTGGGCGTGATGCCTCTCGCAGACTTCCAGCAGAAGATCGCCAGCGACATCGCCGCCAAGGTATGA
- the infC gene encoding translation initiation factor IF-3 codes for MDRRTPNAERKHRLNREIMAPQVRLNGVNNEPLGIVPTMEALRMAGELDVDLVEIAATADPPVCRLMDYGKFKYQEQKKAAEAKSKQKVIEVKEVKFRPGTDEGDYAIKMRNLRRFIAEDGDKGKVTLRFRGREITHQDIGMRLLERIRDELADVAVVEHMPKLEGRQMIMVLAPKRK; via the coding sequence ATGGATCGCCGCACTCCCAACGCGGAGCGCAAGCACAGGCTGAATCGGGAGATCATGGCGCCGCAGGTGCGCTTGAACGGGGTCAATAACGAACCCCTGGGCATCGTCCCGACGATGGAGGCCCTGCGCATGGCTGGCGAGCTGGACGTCGATCTCGTCGAGATCGCGGCCACTGCGGATCCGCCGGTGTGTCGGCTGATGGACTACGGCAAGTTCAAGTACCAGGAGCAGAAGAAGGCTGCCGAGGCCAAGTCCAAGCAGAAGGTCATCGAGGTCAAGGAAGTCAAGTTCCGGCCCGGTACCGACGAAGGCGACTACGCGATCAAGATGCGCAACCTGCGCCGCTTCATCGCGGAGGACGGCGACAAGGGCAAGGTCACGCTGCGCTTCCGCGGCCGCGAAATCACGCACCAGGACATCGGCATGCGCCTCCTGGAGCGGATCCGCGACGAACTGGCGGACGTGGCGGTCGTCGAGCACATGCCCAAGCTCGAAGGCCGGCAGATGATCATGGTGCTGGCGCCCAAGCGGAAGTGA
- the rpmI gene encoding 50S ribosomal protein L35: MPKMKTKSSAKKRFRVRPGGTVKRGQAFKRHILTKKTTTRKRHLRGAANVHETNMGHIAAMLPFAGL, from the coding sequence ATGCCCAAGATGAAGACCAAGAGCAGCGCCAAGAAGCGCTTCCGCGTGCGTCCGGGTGGCACCGTCAAGCGGGGCCAGGCGTTCAAGCGCCACATCCTGACGAAGAAGACCACGACCCGTAAGCGCCATCTGCGTGGCGCCGCGAACGTGCACGAGACCAACATGGGCCACATCGCCGCGATGCTGCCCTTCGCTGGTCTGTAA
- the rplT gene encoding 50S ribosomal protein L20, with amino-acid sequence MPRVKRGVTAHARHKKILALAKGFRGRRKNVFRIAKQAVMKAGQYAYRDRRTRKRVFRQLWIARINAASRELGVTYSKFMAGLKKAQIDIDRKVLADLAVNDPAAFGAIVAKVKAQLA; translated from the coding sequence ATGCCTCGCGTCAAACGCGGTGTCACCGCTCACGCCCGTCACAAGAAGATCCTGGCCCTGGCCAAGGGCTTCCGCGGCCGTCGCAAGAACGTCTTCCGCATCGCCAAGCAGGCGGTGATGAAGGCGGGCCAGTACGCCTACCGTGACCGTCGTACCCGCAAGCGGGTGTTCCGCCAGCTCTGGATCGCGCGTATCAACGCCGCGAGCCGTGAACTCGGCGTCACCTACAGCAAGTTCATGGCCGGCCTGAAGAAGGCCCAGATCGACATCGACCGCAAGGTCCTGGCCGATCTCGCCGTCAACGACCCGGCTGCCTTTGGCGCCATCGTCGCCAAGGTGAAGGCCCAGCTCGCTTGA
- the pheS gene encoding phenylalanine--tRNA ligase subunit alpha, translated as MNDLESLVQAAVADFGAAPNPAELENAKARYLGKSGRVTELLKGLAALPPEQKKTRGAEINQAKVRIETELGAARERLAEAELAVQLRAEALDVTLPGRGRSVGGLHPVSRVIERIEQIFGSMGFDVAEGPEIETDWMSFTALNNPENHPARSMQDTFYVDLKDSEGRWLNLRPHTSPMQVRYARAHAAKHAADLAAGKTIPEIRVVAPGRTYRVDSDATHSPMFHQCEGLWIGENVSFKDLKFVFSEFIRQFFETDDFDVRFRPSFFPFTEPSAEIDIAFRSGPLAGRWLEVAGSGQVHPNVVRNFGLDPERHIGFAFGMGPDRLAMLRYGVPDLRLFFDNDLRFLSQFR; from the coding sequence ATGAACGACCTCGAATCGCTGGTGCAGGCCGCCGTCGCCGATTTCGGCGCGGCGCCCAACCCGGCCGAACTGGAGAACGCCAAGGCGCGTTACCTCGGCAAGAGCGGCCGCGTGACCGAACTGCTGAAGGGCCTGGCCGCTTTGCCGCCCGAGCAGAAGAAGACCCGCGGCGCCGAGATCAACCAGGCCAAGGTCCGCATCGAAACCGAGCTCGGCGCCGCGCGCGAGCGCCTGGCCGAAGCCGAACTCGCCGTGCAGCTGCGCGCCGAGGCGCTGGACGTCACGCTGCCCGGCCGCGGCCGCTCGGTCGGCGGGCTGCACCCGGTGAGCCGCGTCATCGAGCGCATCGAGCAGATCTTCGGTTCGATGGGCTTCGATGTCGCCGAGGGCCCCGAGATCGAGACCGACTGGATGAGCTTCACGGCACTGAACAACCCGGAGAACCATCCGGCGCGTTCGATGCAGGACACCTTCTACGTCGACCTGAAGGACAGCGAAGGCCGGTGGCTCAACCTGCGTCCGCACACCAGCCCGATGCAGGTGCGCTACGCCCGCGCCCACGCCGCGAAGCACGCGGCCGACCTGGCCGCCGGCAAGACCATTCCCGAGATCCGCGTCGTCGCGCCGGGCCGCACCTACCGCGTCGACAGCGACGCCACGCACTCGCCGATGTTCCACCAGTGCGAAGGCCTGTGGATCGGCGAGAACGTCAGCTTCAAGGACCTGAAGTTCGTCTTCTCGGAGTTCATCCGCCAGTTCTTCGAGACCGACGACTTCGACGTGCGTTTCCGGCCGTCGTTCTTCCCGTTCACCGAACCCTCGGCCGAAATCGACATCGCCTTCCGCAGCGGCCCGCTGGCCGGGCGCTGGCTCGAGGTCGCCGGCTCCGGCCAGGTGCACCCGAACGTCGTGCGCAACTTCGGTCTCGACCCCGAGCGCCACATCGGCTTCGCCTTCGGCATGGGCCCGGACCGCCTGGCCATGCTGCGTTACGGCGTGCCCGACCTGCGCCTGTTCTTCGACAACGACCTGCGCTTCCTTTCCCAGTTCCGCTGA
- the pheT gene encoding phenylalanine--tRNA ligase subunit beta, which yields MQFPESWLREFCNPPLGTQQLADLLTMSGLEVESLEPVAPPFTGIVVAEILEAEPHPQADRLRVCKVSIGAAEPLQIVCGAPNARAGLKAPLATVGAVLPPGEDGKPFKIGVGKLRGVQSFGMLCSARELKIADEHGGLLELPADAPVGQNIREYLKLDDTVFTLKLTPNLAHALSVYGIAREVSALTGTPLVTPAIAPVVPAHDQRLPVEVQAADLCGRFSGRVVRGVDTKAKTPQWMVDRLARCGQRSVSALVDISNYVMFEFGRPSHIFDLDKIHEKLVVRWGREGETLKLLNGNTITVDAKVGVIADAVQVESLAGIMGGDATAVSDDTKNVYVEAAFWWPEAVQGRSRRYNFSTDAGHRFERGVDPALTVEHIERITQLIIDICGGEAGPMDDQTLALPKAEPVTLRVERAAKVTGLPLTQPQCAEVFRRLGLQFSEEPGRLTVTPPSWRFDLKIEEDLIEEVARVVGYDKLPATPPLAPVTARVRPEARRSASALQRAVAALDYQETINFSFVEERWERELAGNTDPIKVLNPIAAPLAVMRSSLIGSLVAVLRGNLARKATRVRVFEIGRVFRRDPTVVDGPLAVAGVAQPLRVAGLAYGGVAPLQWGQKERPVDFFDVKADVEALFAPRKPVFVAAEHPALHPGRCARVEVDGRAVGFVGELHPKWRQAYELPQAPVVFEFEAAALLERPLPNVEPLSRQQSVWRDLALVVGEGVRHDALIAALRADALVRQATLFDLYKPAQPGGGLAAGERSLAVRLELLDPAATLTEERIEAAVAAAVERVQAACGARLRS from the coding sequence ATGCAGTTCCCAGAATCCTGGTTGCGCGAGTTCTGCAACCCCCCGCTCGGCACGCAACAGCTCGCTGACCTGCTGACCATGTCCGGCCTAGAGGTCGAGAGCCTGGAGCCGGTGGCGCCGCCGTTCACCGGCATCGTCGTCGCCGAGATCCTCGAAGCCGAACCGCATCCGCAGGCCGACCGCCTGCGCGTCTGCAAGGTGTCGATCGGTGCCGCCGAGCCGTTGCAGATCGTCTGCGGCGCGCCCAACGCCCGCGCCGGTCTGAAGGCACCGCTGGCCACCGTCGGCGCGGTGCTGCCGCCCGGCGAGGACGGCAAGCCGTTCAAGATCGGCGTCGGCAAGCTGCGCGGCGTTCAGAGCTTCGGCATGCTGTGCTCGGCGCGCGAGCTGAAGATCGCCGATGAACACGGCGGCCTGCTCGAACTGCCGGCCGACGCGCCGGTGGGCCAGAACATCCGCGAATACCTGAAGCTCGACGACACCGTCTTCACGCTCAAGCTCACGCCCAACCTGGCGCACGCACTGAGCGTCTACGGCATCGCGCGCGAGGTCTCGGCGCTGACCGGCACGCCGCTGGTGACGCCGGCCATCGCCCCCGTCGTGCCGGCGCACGACCAGCGCCTGCCGGTCGAGGTGCAGGCGGCCGACCTGTGCGGCCGCTTCTCCGGCCGCGTCGTGCGTGGCGTCGACACGAAGGCCAAGACGCCGCAGTGGATGGTCGACCGCCTGGCGCGTTGCGGCCAGCGCAGCGTCAGCGCGCTGGTCGACATCTCGAACTACGTGATGTTCGAGTTCGGCCGCCCGTCGCACATCTTCGACCTCGACAAGATCCACGAGAAGCTGGTCGTGCGCTGGGGCCGCGAAGGCGAGACGCTGAAGCTGCTCAACGGCAACACGATCACCGTGGACGCCAAGGTCGGCGTCATCGCCGACGCGGTGCAGGTCGAGTCGCTGGCCGGCATCATGGGCGGCGACGCCACCGCGGTGTCCGACGACACGAAGAACGTCTATGTCGAGGCCGCGTTCTGGTGGCCCGAGGCGGTGCAGGGCCGTTCGCGGCGCTACAACTTCAGCACCGACGCCGGCCACCGTTTCGAGCGTGGCGTCGACCCGGCGCTGACCGTCGAGCACATCGAGCGCATCACGCAGCTGATCATCGACATCTGCGGCGGCGAAGCCGGCCCGATGGACGACCAGACGCTGGCGCTGCCGAAGGCCGAGCCGGTGACGCTGCGTGTCGAGCGTGCCGCCAAGGTCACCGGCCTGCCGCTGACGCAGCCGCAGTGCGCCGAGGTCTTTCGCCGCCTGGGCCTGCAGTTCAGCGAGGAACCCGGCCGCCTGACCGTGACGCCGCCGAGCTGGCGCTTCGACCTGAAGATCGAGGAAGACCTGATCGAGGAGGTCGCGCGCGTCGTCGGCTACGACAAGCTGCCGGCGACGCCGCCGCTGGCGCCGGTGACGGCGCGCGTGCGCCCCGAGGCGCGCCGCAGCGCCTCGGCGCTGCAGCGGGCGGTCGCCGCGCTCGACTACCAGGAGACGATCAACTTCAGCTTCGTCGAGGAACGCTGGGAGCGCGAGCTGGCCGGCAACACCGACCCGATCAAGGTGCTGAACCCGATCGCCGCGCCGCTGGCCGTGATGCGATCCAGCCTCATAGGCAGCCTGGTCGCCGTGCTGCGCGGCAACCTGGCGCGCAAGGCGACGCGCGTGCGGGTCTTCGAGATCGGCCGCGTCTTCCGCCGCGACCCGACGGTGGTCGACGGCCCGCTGGCCGTGGCCGGCGTCGCCCAGCCGCTGCGTGTGGCCGGCCTGGCCTACGGCGGCGTCGCGCCGCTGCAATGGGGGCAGAAGGAGCGCCCGGTCGACTTCTTCGACGTCAAGGCCGATGTCGAGGCGCTGTTCGCGCCGCGCAAGCCGGTCTTCGTCGCCGCCGAGCACCCGGCGCTGCATCCGGGGCGCTGCGCGCGCGTCGAGGTCGACGGCCGTGCCGTCGGTTTCGTCGGCGAGCTGCATCCGAAGTGGCGCCAGGCGTACGAACTGCCGCAAGCCCCGGTGGTCTTCGAGTTCGAAGCCGCGGCGCTGCTCGAACGTCCTCTGCCGAACGTCGAGCCGCTATCGCGCCAGCAGTCCGTCTGGCGCGACCTGGCGCTGGTGGTGGGCGAGGGCGTGCGTCACGACGCGCTGATCGCCGCGCTGCGAGCCGACGCCCTGGTGCGCCAGGCGACGCTGTTCGATCTCTACAAGCCGGCGCAACCGGGTGGCGGTCTTGCCGCGGGTGAACGCAGCCTGGCCGTGCGCCTGGAACTGCTGGACCCGGCGGCGACCCTGACCGAGGAACGCATCGAAGCCGCCGTCGCCGCCGCCGTCGAACGCGTGCAGGCCGCCTGCGGCGCGCGCCTGCGCAGCTGA
- a CDS encoding integration host factor subunit alpha, protein MTDTAPKERVILPSLETPTLTKAELADLLFDRLGLNKRESKDMVEAFFEIVHGTLVEGDDVKLSGFGNFNIRRKAPRPGRNPRTGELIPIKARNVVTFHASHKLKAIVQGDTPAEGDFE, encoded by the coding sequence ATGACCGACACCGCACCGAAGGAACGCGTGATCCTGCCGTCGCTGGAGACGCCGACCCTGACGAAGGCCGAGCTGGCCGACCTGCTGTTTGACCGGCTGGGCCTGAACAAGCGCGAGTCCAAGGACATGGTCGAAGCCTTCTTCGAGATCGTGCACGGCACGCTCGTCGAAGGCGACGACGTCAAGCTCTCGGGTTTCGGCAACTTCAACATCCGCCGCAAGGCGCCGCGCCCGGGCCGCAACCCGCGCACCGGCGAGCTCATCCCGATCAAGGCGCGCAACGTCGTCACCTTCCACGCCAGTCACAAGTTGAAGGCGATCGTGCAAGGCGACACGCCGGCCGAAGGGGACTTCGAGTAA
- a CDS encoding MerR family transcriptional regulator, with amino-acid sequence MEKTLPSIPAKRYFTIGEVSELCGVKPYVLRYWEQEFTQLKPMKRRGNRRYYQHHEVLLIRRIRELLYDQGFTISGARNRLAEGHSAARAAALDAQEAGAAADLDEALDGLAELAEAPPAPLCDGLDRWPDGAEHLRAELLSIRELLTP; translated from the coding sequence ATGGAGAAAACGCTCCCCTCCATTCCCGCCAAGCGCTACTTCACCATCGGTGAGGTGAGCGAGCTCTGCGGCGTCAAGCCGTACGTGCTGCGGTACTGGGAACAGGAGTTCACGCAGCTCAAGCCGATGAAGCGGCGGGGCAACCGCCGCTATTACCAGCACCACGAGGTGCTGCTGATCCGGCGCATCCGCGAACTGCTCTACGACCAGGGCTTCACGATCAGCGGGGCGCGCAACCGCCTCGCCGAAGGGCATTCGGCCGCGCGTGCCGCGGCACTCGACGCCCAGGAGGCTGGCGCGGCAGCGGACCTGGACGAGGCCCTCGACGGTCTCGCAGAGTTGGCGGAAGCGCCGCCGGCGCCGCTGTGCGATGGGCTCGACCGCTGGCCGGACGGAGCCGAGCATCTGCGCGCCGAACTGCTGTCGATCCGCGAATTGCTCACGCCGTGA
- a CDS encoding FmdB family zinc ribbon protein — translation MPLYEYACQECGQHFEALVRSDTIPECPHCHSTTLEKQLSVFATGKSAPEAPPSPCAGCGRAGGPGSCAFG, via the coding sequence ATGCCACTCTACGAATACGCCTGCCAGGAATGCGGCCAGCACTTCGAGGCGCTGGTTCGCTCGGACACCATTCCCGAATGTCCGCACTGCCATTCCACGACGCTGGAAAAGCAGCTGTCGGTATTTGCCACCGGAAAGTCGGCCCCCGAAGCGCCGCCGAGCCCCTGCGCCGGCTGCGGCCGCGCCGGCGGCCCCGGCTCCTGCGCGTTCGGCTGA